Proteins from a genomic interval of Atribacterota bacterium:
- a CDS encoding NAD-dependent epimerase/dehydratase family protein: MKNILVIGATGQIGSELTLALRDRYGSANVVAGGHIKKPSSDKLKDSGPFETADCLDTKALTALLQKYHIDTIYHLPALLSATSEQNPKLA, encoded by the coding sequence ATGAAAAACATTCTGGTAATCGGTGCTACTGGGCAGATTGGTTCTGAGCTGACATTGGCTTTGCGGGATAGATACGGTTCAGCCAATGTAGTTGCAGGAGGCCATATCAAAAAACCATCCTCTGATAAATTAAAAGACTCAGGTCCTTTTGAAACAGCAGATTGTCTTGATACCAAAGCACTCACTGCCCTTCTCCAGAAATACCACATTGATACCATTTACCACCTACCAGCCTTACTTTCTGCCACTTCCGAACAGAATCCCAAATTAGCC